The following nucleotide sequence is from Citrus sinensis cultivar Valencia sweet orange chromosome 6, DVS_A1.0, whole genome shotgun sequence.
ATATCCCGGAGATAATTTGATGAAAAGAGAAATTGGTGAAGATAATGGTGAAGGTGATGGCGATGACcttgataataataagaagaagaagaagaagaagaagaagagggaAAGGACGAAAGCGGAGGAGGGTTGTTTTGGgaataatgatgataataataataataacaacagcAAGAAGAAGGTGAAGAAGGCTAGATCCATTACTAGTTTGCTTAGAGATACTGTTCCATTTATGCATCTGAATCTGTAATTGGTGCTAGTGATGAATAGTGATGGTGATGAAGGCGATGAAATCTAGTGAAAATGAAACTCTGCTTtagcaattaattaatgttggaaTTAGTGTATGGTAATCTTTCTTGATGAATCGGATTGAAGTTCTTAATTTCATCTTGCTCCTTCCAAAATTTTTTGTGTTGGTGAGGTTggtaaatatgtttttttttttcaattagttgataaaaattaaaaattaagaccAGTATATTCAAGCAGTGAATAATACAACAAGGAGATGCAAGAAAACCTTATTATGAAATATATTGAGTAATAAGTATTAATGTGACgggagaaaattttattataaaacctGTCATGTAGTAAGTACCGATACGACACGGGAAAATTCATTATCAAACCTATCTTACAGTAAGTATGGATGCGACGcgggaaaattttattatagaacATGTCTTGGATGCGACGcgggaaaattttattatagaacATGTCTTGCAGTAAGTACAGACGCGACGCGGGAAAATCTTATTATGAATCCTCCTAATAAATTATGACACGTGGATTAATTTATTGTCTCTCTTATTTCAATCGCTTGATTTTAGTGTAGATGTGCATGTAGTAAGACTTCATTAGGCAGCATGAATTTTGTGATGACATTTGAAAtactcaaaatttcaaaataaccGTTACAAATTACAGAATTAATAAAAGCTTCATTTATATATAGGAGATTTGCGAATTTCGCTTTAAACATCGCCTCTCTTTAAAAATGAATACCATGCATGgtatttttgctttaatttgaaCGTATAGAGAATAGAGAAAATGCAGCTGCAGATGATTAAGAAGAGAGTGTTTAGTGTTTAGTGCTGAGTGTAGACAGCCGGTCATCCCCATATATACTCGCTCCTTGTCGTCGTCACTCGTGATCAGGcatgatatttttaattgaatttttgttaaatactATATATGTTGAAATATACTTAATTTccataatttgatttattagcTATGTACGTACACGCAGGAAAAAGAAGAGTAAAAATGTGGGTgcatcagaaaaaaaaaaaaaggagagggAGTATAAATGAGTACGACGAAATAGGGCAACAAGGGGTGGCAGCCGCCCTTGAAACTCAGCCTGAGCCTGACGACAGAAAGTTTAACTTTATATAGAGGACTACTCCTCGAAGTCTACAAGAGAATCTTGCGAAGTTCCTCTGCTTCCTcctgttttatttatttatttattttattacactTAAGTTTATTTAGATATAAAAGGCACTTTTCAAGTGTTAATTAGTGAATGTGGTAAATTAATActcattaaattgataatttaaggtAAATAAACTTGAGATCTATATggcaaattaataatttaataaatttattaaatgataaaattttaaaaagatcttatttttctatagAATCCAACTAATTTgagactatatatatatatatatatatatgaatgatatgtttaagattttctttgttGTATTTGCATAATGCTTTACACATTTTAtcaatcattattatttttttatacctTTTAAATACGAAGCCATTATCGTATCCTATGTGCTATGTTAagagaaatgagaaaaatatctACGTAATCTATTACCTCAAAtccttataaattaatttattgatatattaatatttgctaaattaataaaaattttatggtcccaaagttattaatttattgagattctactatatatattataatctgtagttattacataaaaaattatatataattaaatcataacgGTTATATATACAATTgtagaaaattacaaaaaaaaaatccggCTGATGGCTAAATTCAAACTCAATAATAAGACCCTTTAGTAGggggtaattttgaaatacaAAAGCATAGAGTAGtcttagttaatttattaaatattagaaaaataagtcataaaaaattagaccGAGTgctttgggggaaaaaaaatcaattagttTTACCAAAAACCTTAGCTGGGCCTGGGCTACGCACTGCTTACTAGACACGGTGCCTCAGTCTTAAATTCCCAAATCCAAAGCAATAATAAATCCCcgaatgacaaaaaaaaaaatatatatatatatatatacacccTATATTCAATATTGTGGGCCCCACTTTCTATTCATCCTCCCCACAACGAGCTCACATTTCGGATATGCTTCTGGAGGACCCATTAGTCTAAATATCTCTCGCATAACCTCagatatttttcttccatcgagtaaaagaaaagaaaagaaaagaaaagaaaagaaaagaaaaagagaatgaCAGCTTTGGCAGCAAAATCAAGCATACTGTACCAGGAACTACATCGGAGAGAAGGGAAGCAACAGTTCCAGCAGCCATGGAGTAGTGGCAGCAGTAGCTGTTTGTTATTGCAAAAAAATTCTGCCTTCTTTTGGGTTGATACTGCTTCTCGAAGCAAGAGTGCGAGGAGAGACGTGAGAGTTGAAGCTCTGTGGCCAGATTTGTCGAGGCCCACTTCTGTTGAATTGGAACCCATCAACGACTCGGATCATCTTGATCAGATTCTCCTTCGTGCTCAAGAACTCTCTCAGCCTATCCTTATTGACTggtaatatatgtatatatattttatttatctattcaGGCCCCAACGATTgtttagaaaaaagaaaaaattacagaCAAGTAAgtttattattctatttgaCGAGGttgatttttgtaattaatgatGATAGGATGGCTTCGTGGTGCCGAAAATGCATATATTTGAAGCCTAAGCTGGAGAAATTGGCCGCTGAGTTTGATACCAAGTAAATATTCCAGTActtgaaattaagaaaacatattcttgtttttatttatttatttatttatatacacaaggaaaaagaagaagcagtGATTGTTGATattagaatattaataatgctcttattaattttaatgtctgaccatttttatttttttaaatctttcttcttcttcttcttcttcttcctttgtagattgaaattttattacgTGGATGTAAACAAGGTATCTAAAGATCTAGTTAAGCGTGGCAACATCTCTGTAAGTATACAAATTTAGTACTTAACTACTCTGTTAACTTATGCTGCAATAACCATTTAAATTTCTTCCCATTTTAAtgccaacaattttttttgggggtcaGAAAATGCCAACAATTcaggtgatttttttttttccattttactTTACGTTTTTGTTTgctaagaatttattttaaataaagttcGTTGTTTGATGAGGGAATTGCAATTTTGGTGGGGGGGATTGTGTTGTTGTTGCAGATATGGAAAGATGGAGAAATGAAATCAGAAGTTATAGGGGGGCATAAAGCTTGGCTTGTAATTGAAGAAGTCAGAGAAATgatcaaaaaatttgtatgataaaaagaaagaaagaaaaaaatcccTCTCATTCTCTCTTATCTTACACATTATTGTATatgtaaattttgatttcctACTCTTTCTTCTataggaaaaatattttttcattcgATGATCGTGTTAGGATTTTGTTTGGcaactaaaaaattttctcagtTTTCTCTTGAATGCCCTCGCGGCAAATGAGGTTATTTggatgtaaaataaaatggaacaATTTGATTTCATGCGAGCTTCATAAAATCTTGCCAAGCTGATCTAAAGTTTTGAATTGGCCTCGAGCGcattggattttgtttttaacttcTTGTGCATTTTGTCAACTATATACAAAGTGAACGCTATGGACAACGCAGTCGCTTTGGCCGAGTGGTTAAGGCGTGTGCCTGCTAAGTACATGGGGTTTCCCCGCGAGAGTTCGAATCTCTCAGGCGACGGAGCTTTTTGAAATTCTGTTCGCTCCAAGGCGCGTGGAAATATTTTATCAGATCTCAAAGTTGCATAATTTTTAGTATAGTTTTGTGAAATAGTAAGCTATTTGTACTTTCAAGAACTTTTGGACCCTCATTTTATTCATAACTCGTTAATATCACttggtattattattatttttttctaaaaaaaaagattttactcTTCTTAGAAATACCGAAACAAACCTTAATTTGTTCATCTCTTCGTCATAATTCTCAACACAATGACATTGATCGCTGTTTAGTTCCTCCAAATGAACGGACAATGATAAGaggtaaaataacataaatgcTTGATAATAGTATGCCTCAAGCTGCTGTAGAAAAAGAAGCTACAAAATTCGTTAGTCTACCCCACTGAACTGATTACTAAGAACTAACTACTAGTAAATGTGATAACTTGGAACCTTGAGGTATTACAagcatgatttttttatggtgGCAAAGTTAGAGGTAAAAGCTAATTCAACATATATTGCTTGGTCAtaacattattaaatttgataattttgggAAGCGAAGAAGCCCGTGTACAAAAATAGCTGACATACAAATATCAAAACCAAACTCCTCATTctaaaatggaaaatgatgTTCTCACACATTCGCGCACAAACGTTTGCacaaaacggtgcgttttgtgCACCTTTAAAAGGCTCTTCGTACGTGCACAACAACACACACGCTCTTCCCAGCTCCTCCCACTCACGTATGCCTCCTTTCACTGCAACAAAAACCCAGCAGCTTCCTCATTCTCTAGACACCATTCTCCCTCGCTCTCGGCTCTGTACTTCCTCATTCTCGCTGGATCTGTTTTGCCACACTCTCTCGGCTCCGATCACCCTCATTCTCGGTGGCTCCATTTCCCTCACTGTCTCGGTTCCGATCTGCCTCAATCTCTCCCTCAATCTCTCGATCTCAATTTCATCACTCTCTCTACCCCAACACAACCGAATTAACGGAGCTTGTTAAGGTTAGTGTTCAatttattgctttaatttgtaattaattgaaaattaattattttgcccCATTTTGGCCACTTGGATTTTGAATGGTTATTGTTGAGGGTATAGTGATTTTGGGTTGTATTGATATTagctttgaattttgaacgaattgatttatttttcctgTTTCGGTCATCTAGGAAAATCAAAACACATTGCATGTATTATATAAATGCATCAAGAtttgtaaagaaaaagaatttaaataaattatcgtTGTTACTTTCAGATCTGGTCGTATATACGTAGTTGACACACAAAAAAATCCAAGGGCTCCCTCTTTGCATAAAGTTGTTGAGCCTGCAGATATTGTACAGAAGACAAGATTATCTTATCCTCACACGGCTCATTGCCTTGCTTCTGGTGATATCCTGGTGTCATGCCTTGGAGATAAGGATGGAAATGCTGAGGGAAATGGATTTCTTCTCCTTGACTCAGAATTCAATGTGAAAGGAAGGTAAAACAATAGATTTGTGTAAACTTGAGCTACTATCTTACTTTTTTTCATGTTATTCACTATTCTAAATAATGTAAACTTGAGCTTAAAAAACAGACTCATGCAAGTGATGTTGcaaattatttaaacaatgtgAGGCGGTGATATTCTTTGTCATTAGTtcagcaaataaaaaatatttagatgtGATTGACAAACATTATTAGATAGATATTAAGTTTGCAGGAGATAGTTGGCAAAAACCTTGAGAGCAACATTGTTGTGgctgtttttttcttttggaattgATTAGTAGCTGGTGTGTCCTATATTGTTTCCCTGTCCAGTTGCTTAATGCTCACTAACTATTacgactttttttttctccttgtCAGTTGCTTAAATTGGTTGGATATTTCTATCACAATGTCCTCTAGCATGAGTGGAGTTCCAAATCCACATATAAAAACTTGTGAAAAGTGCTGCAATGATAAGATCTTACGAACTTCGTGCACAAGAGAGAATCCGAATCGTAAGTTTTGGAAGTGCAAAGGATGTGGCCATGTGGGACATTTGAATGGGACGACGATCGGAAGAACAATGAATATATTGTGTGTCGAGGGGTGGAAGATCGAAATATGAGCGAGATTAAAATTGATCTTTTACTAGGAGAAGTGCGCAAGCTGGGGCATCAAATGAAATGCTTGTCTCTTAAATTTGAATTGCTTGAAAGAGAACTTTAACAAAGTTAGCAACCaagtattattgtaaaatatttcccacaaataattatatgtattttaatatgtatTGTATTTAAATTGTATATTCAACTAATGTATTAACTTCTCTTATTTGCAATGAAAATTACGTTTATggttgaaatattattttctgttatttGCAACTTTGCATTAAATCGTGTATAACTTTCGGTTCACAAGGAAAAGTTTGAACTAATTTCAATGGACAGGGAATC
It contains:
- the LOC102621353 gene encoding thioredoxin-like 3-1, chloroplastic isoform X1, which translates into the protein MTALAAKSSILYQELHRREGKQQFQQPWSSGSSSCLLLQKNSAFFWVDTASRSKSARRDVRVEALWPDLSRPTSVELEPINDSDHLDQILLRAQELSQPILIDWMASWCRKCIYLKPKLEKLAAEFDTKLKFYYVDVNKVSKDLVKRGNISKMPTIQIWKDGEMKSEVIGGHKAWLVIEEVREMIKKFV
- the LOC102621353 gene encoding thioredoxin-like 3-1, chloroplastic isoform X2 produces the protein MTALAAKSSILYQELHRREGKQQFQQPWSSGSSSCLLLQKNSAFFWVDTASRSKSARRDVRVEALWPDLSRPTSVELEPINDSDHLDQILLRAQELSQPILIDWMASWCRKCIYLKPKLEKLAAEFDTKLKFYYVDVNKVSKDLVKRGNISIWKDGEMKSEVIGGHKAWLVIEEVREMIKKFV